The genomic window ATGGGTTCAACCGGTAGTGCCGGGGATAAGCAATAATTACAAGAAATGAACCACCTAAAAAAACATTATGCAACCGACAAAACTTACCAGTTTAGTTATTATTTTGATATTGATGACCTCAGGCGTTTTTGCTACAGAGTATCATGTATCAAAAAAGGGAGACAATGAAAACCCGGGTTCGGCGTCAGAACCCTTCAGAACCATTTCATTTGCGGCGCAAAAAGCACGGCCGGGAGATGTTATAATAGTTCATGAAGGCACTTACAGAGAACGAATAACCCCACCCCGCGGCGGTGCGTCTGACGCTGAGCGGATCATTTACAGGGCAGCAGAAGGTGAGCGCGTGGAAATTAAAGGCTCAGAGGTAATTACAGGATGGGAACGGTTTAACGATGATGTGTGGAAGGCAACAATT from Bacteroidales bacterium includes these protein-coding regions:
- a CDS encoding DUF1565 domain-containing protein, with amino-acid sequence MQPTKLTSLVIILILMTSGVFATEYHVSKKGDNENPGSASEPFRTISFAAQKARPGDVIIVHEGTYRERITPPRGGASDAERIIYRAAEGERVEIKGSEVITGWERFNDDVWKATIPNTFFGDYNPYKDEITGDWFNDHGRSHHTGRVYLNGKSLYETSILENVLKEKTIENSAGQERYPWYCETDEKNTYIYANFHGQNPNNEMV